The Bradyrhizobium sp. WSM471 genome includes the window AGGACTGCAAAGCGGCGAACTAGGCCGCACGTCGCGTCGAGGGAGGATCACAATGAAGAGCGAAATCACCGGCATTACACGGGCCAATGAGGGGATCCAGGGCATCTCCTGGAATATCCTCGGCCAGACCTATGTGCCGAAGAGCAACACGGAGCACAGCTTCTCCTGGCATGCGACGCTGCCGCCGGGCACGTTCGTGCCGCCGCACATCCATCCCGACCAGGATGAATATCTCTACATGCTGGAGGGCAAGCTCGATTTCATGCTCGGCAATTCCGAGTCGCAGGCGACCGCGGGCGACCTGATCCGGCTCGGCATGGGCGTGCCGCACGGCATCTTCAACAAATCGGAGCAGACCGCGAAGGTGTTGTTCTGGGTGTCACCGACCCGCAAGCTATTCGACCTGTTTTGGGGCCTTCACAACATGAAGGAACAGAAGCCCGAGGACGTGGTGGCGATGGCGGCCGAGTTCAACATCCATTTCCTGCCACCGCCTCCCGGCGGCTAGATTCAAGCCCGCACCGCCGCAAGTCCCGGCACTGCGGCGAAGCCGGCCTTGGTAGCATAGCCGCGCACGATCGCCTCGCGCTGGGAATAGCTCAGCACGTTGTCGACATTATCGAAACCATCAGGCGCAAGCTGCTCGACGGCGTCGATGACGCCCTCGGGGCCGCCGCGCCGGTTGGAGCGGACAATGTCCGCGGTCATGGGCAGGCGCTTCTTCTCGTATTCAAGCAACGCCTGGCGCGGATGCTCGGCGCGCACCAGCGCGTCAGCGAGGCAGCGCGCATCGAGGATGGCCTGCGAGGCGCCATTGGAGCCAACCGGATACATCGGATGGGCGGCATCGCCGAGCAACGTGACTCTGCCCGACGACCAATAGGGCAACGGATCCCGGTCGCAGGTCGGATATTCGTAGAACTCCGGCGTGGCCGAGATCAGGCTCTTCACGTCGACGTAAGGCACCGAAAAGCGCGCCACATGCGGCATCAGCTCCTCGCGACGGCCCGGCCGCGACCAGTCTTCCTTGCGCGGCGGCGGGGCATTGCCCTCGCCGACTTTCACCAACACCGCCCAGTTGGTGAGACGGCTCGCCGGGCTCGACCCCTCCGCAATGGGATAGATCACCACCTTGGCGTTGAGGCCGCCGGCGACGATCATCGACTTGCCGGTGAGGAATAGCGGCCAATCCCGCGCACCGCGCCACAGCATCAGGCCGTTCCAGCACGGCGGCCCCTCGCTCGGGAACAGCGTGTCACGGACCCGCGAATGGATGCCGTCGGCACCAATCAGGATGTCGCCGCGCGCGGTATGGATGTGCGCGCCAGCGCGATCGAAGAAGTAAGCGGTGACGCCGCTCTCGTCCTGCGTGAAGGCACCGAGGCGGCAGCCGGTGTGGATGGCCTCCGGCCCGAGCCGCTCCTCGACGGCCCGATGGATGACGCCCTGAAGGCGGCCGCGGTGGATCGAGAATTGCGGCACATCGTGGCCGGCGTCGATGCCGCGGGCCTCGCGCCAGACTTCCTGGCCGTGACGGTTGAGGTAATAGAGCTGGTCGGTGCGGATCGCGACATCGTCAAGCTGCTGGAGCAGACCGAGGCCCGCCAGCTCGCGCATGGCATGCGGCAGCGTGTTGATGCCGACGCCAAGCTCGCGGATGGTGTCGGACTGCTCGAAAATCTCGCAAGCGAGGCCCCGCGAGCGCAGCATCAATGCGGTGGTGAGACCACCGATACCGCCACCGACGATAATCGCCTTCATCGCCCTCACTCCACTCGGTACACACCAGGCAATACGGCCAAATTCGCACGGGCGGTCACTCGGCCGCAAGCGGCTTTGTCGCCTCCGCCTTGAGCTCGGCCCGGGTCTTGGGCTTAGCCTTAATTCTCAGCTCCTCGAGATCCTGCCGGTCGCGCACGCTGTTGCGGAAAATCTGATCTTTTCCGGGAAGATATTGCGGCGGGCAGAACGCCTCGTCCGCCCCGTACCAGGCCGCCGCCCTCATGGTGAAGAAGGGATCGACCAGATGCGGCCGCCCGAGCGCAACGAGGTCCGCGCGGCCGGCAGCCAGGATGGTGTTGGCCTGGTCCGCCGTCGTGATGTTGCCGACGCACATCGTGGCCACGCGCGCCTCGTTGCGGACCTGGTCGGAGAACGGGGTCTGGAACATGCGCCCATAGATCGGCTGCGCATCGCGCACGGTCTGCCCGGTCGAGACGTCGACGAGGTCGACGCCGGCTTCGGCAAAAGCGCGCGCGATCGCCACCGCGTCGTCGCCGCCGATGCCACCCTCGGCCCAGTCGGTCGCGGAAATGCGCACTGACATCGGCTTGTGCGACGGCCATACGGCCCGCAGCGCCTCAAAGATCTCGAGCGGGAAGCGCAGGCGATTTTCGAGCGAGCCGCCATACTCATCCGTGCGGGTGTTCGTCAGCGGCGAGATAAAGCTCGCAAGCAGATAGCCGTGGGCGCAGTGCAGTTCGAGCATGTCGAAGCCGCAGCGTTCGCCGCGCTCGGCCGCCTCGACGAAAGCGTCCCTCACTGCGTTCATGCCGGCGCGATCAAGCTCGCGCGGGACCTGGCTGTCGGGGAAATAGGGCAGCGGCGATGCGGAAGTCACCTCCCAGCCGCCTTCGTCCAGCGGACGGTCCATGCCGTCCCACATCAGCCTGGTCGCACCCTTACGCCCGGCGTGCCCCAATTGCAGGCAGATTTTTGCGGCTGAATTGGCATGAACGAAATCAACGATGCGCCGCCAGGACGACTCCTGCTCATCATTCCACAGTCCTGCGCAGCCGGGCGTGATGCGGGCGTCGCGGGCAACGCAGGTCATCTCCGTGAAGATCAAGCCGGCGCCGCCGATCGCGCGCGATCCATAATGCACAAGGTGGAAATCGGTCGGCACGCCCTCCTTCGCCGAATACATGCACATCGGCGACACCACGGCGCGATTGGCGATCTCCATCTCGCGCAGCCGGAAGGGCTGGAACAGCGGCACCATTGGCTTCTCGGTGTCGACGTCGAAACCGCTGTCACGAACACGCTTGGCAAACGATCTTTCGACCTCCGCCACGAAGTCGGGGGCGCGGAGTTTCAGATTGTCATAGGTGATCGCCTTCGAGCGCGTCATCACGCCAAAGGCGAACTGCACGGGATCGAAATCCCAGAATCGGTCGACATGCTCGAACCAGACCAGCGAGACGTCAGCGGCGTGCTGCGTCTTCTCGACCTCCTCACGCCGTCCGTGCTCATAGACGTCCAGCGCCGCCTTGATGCTGGGCGCCTTCTCCATGGCGTCAGCCAGCGCGATCGCGTCTTCCATCGCGAGCTTGGTGCCCGAGCCGATCGAGAAATGCGCGCTCGCCTTGGCGTCGCCGAGCAGAACCATGTTGTCCTTGACCCAGCGCTTGCTGCGGATCATCGGGAAGTTGCGCCACGTCGAGCGGTTGGTGAGCAATTGGTGCCCATCGAGGAACCAGCCGAAGATCTCGGCCATCCGCGCAGCGGACTGGGTCTCGTTCAGCCCTGTCAGTCCGGCCCGTTCGAACGTCTCCGGATCGGTCTCGAAAATCCAGGTCGAGTGCCCGGCTTCATATTGATAGGCATGGGCGATGAACGGCCCCCACTCCGTCTCCTGGAAGATGAAGGTGAAGGCATCCAGCGGCCTGGTCGAGCCCATCCAGGCGAATTTGTTGGTACGGAGGTCGACTTCCGGCGCGAAATGATCGACATATTTGTCGCGGAAGCGGCTGTTGATGCCGTCCGCGACCAGGATCAGATCGGCGTCGGCGAAGCGGGATTCGTCCTCGACGTCCGCCTCGAAATTCAGGACGACGCCCAGTTCGCGCGCGCGCGCCTGGAGGATCAGGAGCAGCTTCTGCCGCGAGCAGCCACAAAAGCCGTTGCCGCCGACCCGATGGACCGTTCCGCGGAAGTGCACGGCGATGTCATCCCAGTAGGCGAATTCCTGGGTGATGCGGCGATAGCTCGGAAGGTCGTGCTTCTCGAAATTATCAAGCGTGGCGTCCGAGAACACCACGCCGAAGCCGAAGGTGTCGTCGGCGCGGTTGCGCTCGTAGACCGCGATCTCGGCGCTCGGTCGCTGCTTCTTCAGCAGGATTGCAGCGTAGAGACCCGCAGGTCCGCCACCGATGATCGCGACTTTCATGGGAGCCTCGCCAATTCAACCCGCCGAAACTATTTTAAGCCTAAAATAATTTCGCGCAAGTCCCCATTGCGGTGGGCTGCCGGCAAAGCCCGGCTTAGTCTCCCCTGAAGACCGGCTTGACCTTGTCGGCAAAGGCCTCGAAGGCCCGTTCGAAATCGGCCGTCGTCATGCACAGCGCTTGAGCAATAGCTTCGGCCTCGATCGCCTCCTCCACCGACATGGCCCATTCCATGGCCAGCATCCGTTTGGTCATGGTGTTGGCAAAAGTCGGTCCCTCCGCGATTTGCTTGGCGAGCACTTGTGCCTGGGGCAGCACCTGCTCCGGCGTGACGAGGCGGCTGAAGAAGCCCCAGCGCTCGCCCTCCTCCGCGGTCATGAACCGGCCGGTGTAGAGCAACTCGGAGGCGCGAGATTGTCCGATGATCCGCGGCAGGATCGCGCAGGCGCCCATGTCACAACCGGCGAGGCCGACCTTGTTGAAGAGGAATGCGACCTTGGCTCCGCTCGCCGCAAGCCGCATGTCCGACGCCATGGCGATGATCGCGCCCGCGCCGGCGCAGATGCCTTCAACCGCGGCAACGATCGGCTGCGGGCAGGCTCGCATCGCCTTGACGAGGTCGCCGGTCATCCGCGTAAACGCCGTCAGCCCCTTGGTGTCCATATTCACGAGCGGACCGATGATCTCGAACACATCGCCGCCGGAGGAGAAATTGGCACCAGCGCCGGTCACGACGATGGACTTGACTGCATCATCGAATGCGCAGGCGCGAAAGAAATCGGTGAGCTCGCGATAGCTCTCGAAGGTCAGCGGGTTCTTCCGTTCCGGACGATTGAGCGTAACTGTTGCAACACCATCGACCACGGCCAGCAGGAAGTGCTGCGGCGAATAGTCCGCAAGCGGTAAGGTCACGGGATTGGCTGGTCTGCTCATACGATCTCCTTGGCTTCCATGTTCCGCGCCTTAGCCATGCGCTAAATCTCACCACCGGCAACAGCGATGGCCTGCCCGGTGATTGCGCCGGCGCCCTCGCCGCACAGCCAGAGCACGGCATCCGCGACCTCCCGAGGAGAGATCAATCGTCCTTGCGGATTATGTTTCGCGAGTTCGGCAATGGCCTGCTCGCGGCTGCGCCCCGTCTTTTTCATGATGTTCTCGATGCTGCCGGCCACCAGATCGGTGTCGGTGAAACCGGGACACACCGCGTTGACGGTCACGTTGCTGCCGGCCGTCTCCAGTGCAAGCGAGCGCACGAGACCAATCACGGCGTGCTTGGCGGCAGTGTACGCGCTCACGTAAGCATAGCCCTTGAGCCCCGCCGTCGACGCGATCGCGACGATACGGCCATAGGGACGATCCTTCATCCCGGGCAGCACAGCGCTGACAGCATGGACCACGCCCATGAAATTGACGTCCATCATGCGCGCGAACAGGGCGCTGTCGGATTTGGAGAACGGCGCGGACTCGGCACTTCCCGCGTTGGCGATCAGAATATCGATCGGCTGCCGCGCGCTCGCTTCAGCGATGGCGGCTTTCAACGAAGTTTCGTTCGAGACGTCGGCGACGACCGCAAAATGCGCTGCCCCTGCGCTGACAGCCTCTTCAAGCGTCGCAGCGCTCCGACCAAGGACGGTCACGGTAGCACCGGCCTCGACGAGCGCTGCTGCGATGGCGCGACCAATGCCGCGACCGCCACCGGTCACCAGCGCGTGCGGCGAATGCGGTAATCCGGACATGCGCTGGCTTCCTTGCATTCTGCTGATCGCTCTCTCGATATATTTTAACCTTCAAACTTTTGCAAACAAAGCTCGACGCGACTCCGCGAACGGCCGCACGCCGGCCCGAAAATTGCTTTAAGTATAAAATTATCTCTTCCCATCCCTCACAGGCCTGTTAGCATCGAAGGGCCGAGCAAAAGGATGTCGCGTGTCGCAGCCTGCGCCAATGATAACAAAGGACGGCCGCTTCGCCTATGAAGCCGCGGGCGATCCGGGCGGGACACCTCTGATTTTCCTGCATGGCATCGGCGGTGCGGCACGGGCCTGGCGGCAGCAGCTTGCCACATTCGGCGGCCGCTTCCACGCGATTGCATGGGACATGCCCGGCTATGGTGGGTCGGCACCGCTCGCCAGCGTCAGCATCGCTGCCCTGGCGGATGCGCTTCAGCGATTCATCGAGCAGCTTGGGGCGAGCAGGCCAATTCTGGTCGGCCATTCCATCGGTGGCATGATCGTCCAGAAATGGCTGGTGCAATCCCCAAACCTGGCGCGCGCGGTCGTGCTGGCGCAGACCAGCCCCGCCTTCGGCAAGGCCGACGGTGATTGGCAGAAATCGTTTATCGCCGCACGGCTCGGGCCGCTCGATCGCGGTGAAACGATGAAGTCGCTGGCGCCCTCTTTGGTGAAGGAACTCGTGGGCGACGATCCTGATCCCAGGGGAATGGAGGTTGCACGCGAGTGCATGGCAAGCGTGCCCGAGGCGAGCTATCGCGCCATGATGCTGGCCTTGATTGGCTTCGACCAACGCAGCACCCTCAAGGACATTTCCATCCCGACGCTGCTGCTGTCCGGCTCCAAGGACAACAACGCGCCAGCGCCGATGATGGCGAAGACGGCGACCTACATTCCCTCCGCGGAATATGTCGAACTCGACTCTGTCGGCCATCTCGCCAACCTCGAACGTCCGGATGCCTTTGACGAGGCCCTCGGCCGCTTCCTGAATTCCGTCGCGACCAGAACGTAGGTGACTGCGCAATGACCATGCAAGTCAGCAACACCATCGGCGCGACTGACAAGGTCGCGTTGGATGCACCGATCTTCGATCCCGTCGCGTTCCGCCTGAGCGACGAGCAGGCCGGCATCATCGCGCGGGCGCGCGAGATCGGCCAGAACGTGTTCGCTGGCCGCGCCGCGACTTACGATCGCGAGGCGATCTTCCCGTCCGAGAATTATCGCGACCTGCATCGCGTCGGCTTGCTCGGTATTGCCGTGCCCAAGAAGCATGGCGGGCTCGGCGCGAATTATCAAACTTACGCACTGGCGGCAGCCGAAATCGGCCGCTATTGCGGCGCGACCGCACTCACATGGAACATGCATGTCTGCTCGACACTGTGGTCGGGCCCGCTCGCCGACGATCTGGACATGGATGCAAGAACCCGTGCCGAGCACGAGGGGCGACGTGCAGTCCACTACAAGCGCATCGTCGAGGACGGCGCGATCTATTCGCAGCCCTTCTCGGAGGGCGGTGCGGCAGCCGCAGGCGGCGTCGCTTTCGGCACGGAAGCAAGGCCGGTCGAGGGCGGCTGGATCGTCAACGGCAAGAAGATCTTTGCATCGCTCTCGGGCCATGCGGACTATTACGGCGTTCTCTGCACCGAGATCGAGGAAGGCGAGAAGGCTTCGCGCCGCAATACGCTTTACCTCGCCATTCCTGCAAAATCGGAAGGCGTTTCGGTCGTCGGTGACTGGGATCCGCTCGGCATGCGCGGGACGGTCTCGCGCACGCTGCTGTTCAAGGACGTGTTCGTGCCAGCAGATTCGGCGCTGATGCCGCGGGGCGTCTATTTCCAGGCCGCGATGCGCTGGCCGCACATGTTCCTGACGCTGTCGCCGACCTATATGGGCCTTGCACAAGCCGCCTATGACTTCACCGTGCGCTATCTGCGCGGCGAAGTGCCGGGCATGCCGCCGGTCAAGCGCAGGATGTATCCGACCAAGCAGATTGCGGTCGCGCAGATGCAGATCAAGCTCGAGCAGATCAAGGCGATCTGGTTCCAGGCGGTCACCGAGGCGCGCGCCAATCCGAGCAAGGAGCAGGTGCTGCGCGCCTATGCCGCGCAATATTCGGTGATGGAGGGCGCCAATGAGCTCGCCGCGCTCGCGATCCGTACCTGCGGCGGTCAGGCCATGCTCCGCTCGCTACCGCTCGAGCGGATCTATCGCGACAGCCGCTGCGGCTCGCTGATGCTGCCCTGGACAGCCGAGCTCTGTCTCGACCGGATCGGGCGCGAGGCGCTGTACGAGGCCGGCGAAACGGACGACTGACGGTGGATCTCTGCAGTCTGATCGATCGCAACGCGGCGTTCGCGCCGGACAAGACGGCCATTGCCTTCGAAGGCGGACGGTTGAGCTATGCGGCGTTCGCTGCACGCATCGAGCGGACGGCGGCGATATTGAAGCAGGAGCTCGGCGTAGGCCGGGGCGACCGCGTTGCGATCCTCAGCCTGAACCGGCCGGACTATCTGGTTCTGCTCTATGCCTGCGCGCGGCTCGGCGCGATGCTGGTGCCCCTGAACTGGCGGCTGGCTGTCGCCGAGCAGCTTTTCATCCTCACCGATGC containing:
- a CDS encoding SDR family NAD(P)-dependent oxidoreductase — its product is MSGLPHSPHALVTGGGRGIGRAIAAALVEAGATVTVLGRSAATLEEAVSAGAAHFAVVADVSNETSLKAAIAEASARQPIDILIANAGSAESAPFSKSDSALFARMMDVNFMGVVHAVSAVLPGMKDRPYGRIVAIASTAGLKGYAYVSAYTAAKHAVIGLVRSLALETAGSNVTVNAVCPGFTDTDLVAGSIENIMKKTGRSREQAIAELAKHNPQGRLISPREVADAVLWLCGEGAGAITGQAIAVAGGEI
- a CDS encoding bifunctional salicylyl-CoA 5-hydroxylase/oxidoreductase, with the translated sequence MKVAIIGGGPAGLYAAILLKKQRPSAEIAVYERNRADDTFGFGVVFSDATLDNFEKHDLPSYRRITQEFAYWDDIAVHFRGTVHRVGGNGFCGCSRQKLLLILQARARELGVVLNFEADVEDESRFADADLILVADGINSRFRDKYVDHFAPEVDLRTNKFAWMGSTRPLDAFTFIFQETEWGPFIAHAYQYEAGHSTWIFETDPETFERAGLTGLNETQSAARMAEIFGWFLDGHQLLTNRSTWRNFPMIRSKRWVKDNMVLLGDAKASAHFSIGSGTKLAMEDAIALADAMEKAPSIKAALDVYEHGRREEVEKTQHAADVSLVWFEHVDRFWDFDPVQFAFGVMTRSKAITYDNLKLRAPDFVAEVERSFAKRVRDSGFDVDTEKPMVPLFQPFRLREMEIANRAVVSPMCMYSAKEGVPTDFHLVHYGSRAIGGAGLIFTEMTCVARDARITPGCAGLWNDEQESSWRRIVDFVHANSAAKICLQLGHAGRKGATRLMWDGMDRPLDEGGWEVTSASPLPYFPDSQVPRELDRAGMNAVRDAFVEAAERGERCGFDMLELHCAHGYLLASFISPLTNTRTDEYGGSLENRLRFPLEIFEALRAVWPSHKPMSVRISATDWAEGGIGGDDAVAIARAFAEAGVDLVDVSTGQTVRDAQPIYGRMFQTPFSDQVRNEARVATMCVGNITTADQANTILAAGRADLVALGRPHLVDPFFTMRAAAWYGADEAFCPPQYLPGKDQIFRNSVRDRQDLEELRIKAKPKTRAELKAEATKPLAAE
- a CDS encoding cupin domain-containing protein, with product MKSEITGITRANEGIQGISWNILGQTYVPKSNTEHSFSWHATLPPGTFVPPHIHPDQDEYLYMLEGKLDFMLGNSESQATAGDLIRLGMGVPHGIFNKSEQTAKVLFWVSPTRKLFDLFWGLHNMKEQKPEDVVAMAAEFNIHFLPPPPGG
- a CDS encoding enoyl-CoA hydratase family protein, which encodes MSRPANPVTLPLADYSPQHFLLAVVDGVATVTLNRPERKNPLTFESYRELTDFFRACAFDDAVKSIVVTGAGANFSSGGDVFEIIGPLVNMDTKGLTAFTRMTGDLVKAMRACPQPIVAAVEGICAGAGAIIAMASDMRLAASGAKVAFLFNKVGLAGCDMGACAILPRIIGQSRASELLYTGRFMTAEEGERWGFFSRLVTPEQVLPQAQVLAKQIAEGPTFANTMTKRMLAMEWAMSVEEAIEAEAIAQALCMTTADFERAFEAFADKVKPVFRGD
- a CDS encoding alpha/beta fold hydrolase, producing MITKDGRFAYEAAGDPGGTPLIFLHGIGGAARAWRQQLATFGGRFHAIAWDMPGYGGSAPLASVSIAALADALQRFIEQLGASRPILVGHSIGGMIVQKWLVQSPNLARAVVLAQTSPAFGKADGDWQKSFIAARLGPLDRGETMKSLAPSLVKELVGDDPDPRGMEVARECMASVPEASYRAMMLALIGFDQRSTLKDISIPTLLLSGSKDNNAPAPMMAKTATYIPSAEYVELDSVGHLANLERPDAFDEALGRFLNSVATRT
- a CDS encoding acyl-CoA dehydrogenase family protein, with product MTMQVSNTIGATDKVALDAPIFDPVAFRLSDEQAGIIARAREIGQNVFAGRAATYDREAIFPSENYRDLHRVGLLGIAVPKKHGGLGANYQTYALAAAEIGRYCGATALTWNMHVCSTLWSGPLADDLDMDARTRAEHEGRRAVHYKRIVEDGAIYSQPFSEGGAAAAGGVAFGTEARPVEGGWIVNGKKIFASLSGHADYYGVLCTEIEEGEKASRRNTLYLAIPAKSEGVSVVGDWDPLGMRGTVSRTLLFKDVFVPADSALMPRGVYFQAAMRWPHMFLTLSPTYMGLAQAAYDFTVRYLRGEVPGMPPVKRRMYPTKQIAVAQMQIKLEQIKAIWFQAVTEARANPSKEQVLRAYAAQYSVMEGANELAALAIRTCGGQAMLRSLPLERIYRDSRCGSLMLPWTAELCLDRIGREALYEAGETDD
- a CDS encoding flavin-dependent oxidoreductase produces the protein MKAIIVGGGIGGLTTALMLRSRGLACEIFEQSDTIRELGVGINTLPHAMRELAGLGLLQQLDDVAIRTDQLYYLNRHGQEVWREARGIDAGHDVPQFSIHRGRLQGVIHRAVEERLGPEAIHTGCRLGAFTQDESGVTAYFFDRAGAHIHTARGDILIGADGIHSRVRDTLFPSEGPPCWNGLMLWRGARDWPLFLTGKSMIVAGGLNAKVVIYPIAEGSSPASRLTNWAVLVKVGEGNAPPPRKEDWSRPGRREELMPHVARFSVPYVDVKSLISATPEFYEYPTCDRDPLPYWSSGRVTLLGDAAHPMYPVGSNGASQAILDARCLADALVRAEHPRQALLEYEKKRLPMTADIVRSNRRGGPEGVIDAVEQLAPDGFDNVDNVLSYSQREAIVRGYATKAGFAAVPGLAAVRA